A region of the Candidatus Delongbacteria bacterium genome:
CTGGTCCAGCCCGTCCCAGATCAGGTTCGCGCGTCCCGGCGTGGTCAGGGGCAGGCGGCGGACCTCCTCTCCTGCCAGGTTGAAGATCCCCACGCTGCCCACGCCCGCTTCCGCGGCCACGTCGATGTGGCAGAGCGGATTGAAGGGATTGGGCCAGGTCCGCAGGCCCGGCGAGGTCGGGGACTGGGGCGCCAGGGCCGTGTCGACGCGGCCCCAACAGAACACCTGGGAAAGGCCAGTATTCCAGTACCAGTTCAGCAGCAGCTCTTCGCTGGCGTCACCCTCCACGTTGCCCGTCCAGGGGCCGGACAGGTAGCCCGCGCCCGTCTGGACGGCCAGCTCCACTGCCCCCGTGGCCAGGTTGCGCACGGTCCACTGACTGGTCCAGGCGCTGCCGTCCCAGGAATGCCAGGACCAGGCCAATTCCAATTGGCCGTCGCCGTCGAAATCCCCGATCCCGCCCTCGGTGACGTTGCCCGGCAGGAGGCCCGTGTTCCAGGATTCCGTGGCCGCGCCCGCCGCGTAGACGTGCAGGCGGGCCTGCTGGTCCGTGCTGTTCTGCTGCCGGAAGACGCACCAGCCGTCCTGTTGCAGCCAGAGGCCGAAAATGGTGTTGGCCGAACTGTTGGGGTCCGCCACGTACCAGACCTGCTCGTACTCGCTGGTGCCGTCGAAGAACCAGCTGCCCACGCCGTCCTCCATGATCAGCTCCTGGACGCCGTCGCCGTTCAGGTCGGGCCAGAGCCAGCTCACCACCAGTTCGCTTTCCGACACCGACCAGAGTTCGGACAGCTGGGCCCGGGGCGCGCCGGCCAAACCGATCAGGGACAAGGCCAGCAGGCAGAGCGTGTTGCGCATGTCAGGTCCTCGCTTCAGGGGTTGTCAATTGAAAATCCGCCAGCACCCTGTCCCGGGCGTCTCGGACCAGCAGGCGGGTCAGGCCCCGGTGGGCCTCGGCGCGGAACTCGCCCTGCCACAGCGGCTTGCCGGCCACCTGCAGCACGGAGCGGCCCCGCAGGACGGGGAGGGGATCCTCGAGCGCCTCGCAAACCGTGCTCAGGCGGCCGTCGCCCTCCAGGGTCAGCAGCCGGCGCCAGCCGCGGGCCAGGCCGAAGGAGCGCAGCTCGGCCCGGCTCTCCAGCCCGCTGAGGCCCCGGCAGGGCAGCACGCAGCCCAGCAGCAGCAGCCAGTCCACCAGACTGTCCGTTCCCGTCAGACGCCGGCGGTCGGGATCGCCCTCGGCCAGGGGCAGCAGCTGCACCCAGCCCGGCCACCACTGCACCTGGGCGCTGCTCAGCCCGTCGTCCAGGATCAACCGGCCAGCCAGACCGGCGCGCAGGGTCAGCGTGAACGGCGACTCGCGGCCCTCCTTCCGGCAGCTGCCCCGCCACTCGCGGCCGGGCACGGCGTAGGGAAAAAAGGCGCTCCAGTCCGGCCAGTCCAGCTCCGTCAGGCCGCAGACGCGCATGCCGGTCTCCGGCCGGCCCAGGGTGTGCAGGACGGGCGGACCGCCGGCGGGCAGTTCCACCCAGGATCCGAAACGGGCGGGCAGACTACGCGCGGCCAGCCAGGGGCCGGCATTGAGCTGGATGTGCAGATGCGGCTCGGGGCTGCGCCCGCTGTTGCCCACCTGGGCCACCACCTGGCCGCGGGCCACGTGTTGGCCGGGCAGCACGCCCAGGCTGCCGGCGCGCAGGTGGGCCAGCAGGCTGCAGGCGCCGCCCTCGTGGGCCAATAAAACCCAATTGCCCCACGGATTGCGCGTGTCCGCCGCGTGGACGGGGTTGTCCTGCACTGAACCCTCCACGGCGACCACCAGGCCATCGGCCGGAGCCTGCACGGGACAGGCCCAGCCGTGGAACTGCTCCAGTTCGTCGCCGGGCCACTCCGCTCCGCGGCCGTCCTCGTCCAGCAGCATGAAATCCCAGGCTTCGCCGCCCAGCTCCGTGTTGTGGGTCAGCAGTCCGCCCGGACCCTGGGTCACGGTCCAGGGGCCGCGCAGCGGCAGGCTCAGGATGGGCGCCGGCACCAGCCGGCCCCGTTGCCAGCGTTCGAACGCGCGCAGGTTGTCCTCCGCGCGACCCACCAGCTCCAGGGGCGGGGCCCAGATTCCCAGCCGCTCGGAATCCAGCGTGCCCAGGCGGATGGGCAGCAGGAAGAGCCAGACCGTCAGCGTGAAGGGCAGGGCCAGCACGGGCAGGCCCAGCACCTGCAGCACGGGCACCAGGGCCGTGGCCATCAACATGCTGGTGGCCACCGCCAGCGTGGCGTAAAGCAGGCTGCGGGCGCTCAGGGCCAAAAAGATCCCGCTGAGCGCGGCGGCGGTGAGGATGGAGTTGAAGGCCACCAGGCCGAAGGCCTCGTGCTGAAAGGCGCCGCCGGTCAACAGGCTGAGCAGGCCCGTCCCCAGGGCTCCGCCCAGCACCATGGCCAGTGCCGTGATCCGCGAACCCAGCAGCAGGCCGGCCAGCACCAGCAGGCCGCCGGTCAGCGAGGGCAGGAAGAGCAGGGAGCCGAAACTGCGCAGGTACTCCTGGGCCAGCAGCGGCAGGCCGCGTCCCAGCCGGATCTCCAGCCCGTCCAGCCCGGGCAGCAGGGGCAGCAGTTCGGGCAGGGGCAGCGGACCGTGGAACAGAATGGCCGCCGAGGACAGCGTGATCAGCGTAGCCAGCACGAAGGGCAGGGCCAGCACGGGCAGTCCGCGCGCGGCGAACTGGGGCTGCAGCACGGCCACCAGCAGGGCGGCCAGGGCAGCGCCGGCGGGGAGCAGGAAGAGGGCCGTCCAGCCCGGCGGCAGGTAAGTCGCCAGCGCCGCGCCGGTGAGCAGGCCGGCGCCCTGGGCCAGCCCCAGCCGCACGCAGAGCCCGTTGGGACTGAGCAGGCGGCCCGCCAGCCGGGCGAAGACCAGGCCGGCCAGTCCGAACCAGGCGTGGCGCGGGCTGCTCAGCAGGGCCAGCAGGAAGAACAGTCCGCTGCGCCGGCGGGACGTGAACAGCACGCCGCCCAGCGCGGTGAGCGCCTCGCTGGCCCATCGGCTCCCCAGGCCGCTGGATTCCCGGACCTCCACCGCCTCACTCATCCGCGCGGACCCGCGTCCTGCAGGTGGTCGGGCAGGCGGTCCAGCTCGCGCCAGTAGGCCGGCGTCTCGGCCTCGCGCACCAGGTGGCGCCCGCCCTGGGCGTCCACCAACGCCACGGCCGGCCGGCCGTGGATGAACTGCGTGCTTTGGCTGAGGTTGTAGGCGCCGATGTGCCGCACCACCAGCAGGTCGCCGGGACGCAGCGAGGGCAGGGGCACGCCCTTGCGCAGCACGTCGATCTGCATGCACAGGTTGCCCAGCAAGGTGGTGTCCTCAAGGATCTGGGTGCCCGGGTTTTGCACGGGCAGGATGTCGTAGCGGTACCAGGCCGTGCTGGAGAGCAGGTTCACGCCGCCGTCCACCACCAGCGCCCGGCTGCCGTCGTTCAGCCGGCGCTCCGAGACCACGCTCAAGAGCAGGTGCATGGACTCGTCCACCAGGGCGCGGCCGGTCTCGAAGAAGAGCTCGGGCAGCTCCTCCCCCGGTTCCAGCGGCAGCGTGGCCAGCACGGGGCAGATGGCCTCGGCGTACTGCTGCAGGGAGGGACAGGTCACCTCGCCGCTCTGGTAGGCCCAGTGCAGCGTGTTGCGGGTGGCGAAGCCGCCGCCCATGTCCCACCAGCGGATCCGCGCCCCCGTGAAGCGGCGCACCCAGACGGCCAGCTCCACCAGTCGGCCGGCGGCCCGCCGGTAGTTGTCCACGTTGTCCACGTAGGTGCCGATGTGCGTGTGCAGGCCGGCCAGTTCCAGCTCCGCGCTCTCGGACAGGCGCCGGGCAGCCTCGTGGGCGCGGCCCGATTCCAGATTGAAGCCGAAGCGGTCCCAGTGGTTGGCGTCCAGCTGCATGTTGATGCGCAATGCCACGGGCAGGCGCGACTGGCCCTCGGGCAGGCCCGTCTCGCGCACCAGGGCCTCCAGCCGGGGGATCTCCTCCAGGTGGTCCAGGTGGATGCGCGTGCCGCCGCGGATGGCCTCCCGCAGGCTGGCGTCGTCTTTGTGCGGGCCGTTGAAGATGATCCGTGCGGCGGGCACGCCCAGGTCGCGGGCCAGCCGAAACTCGTGCCCGGAGACCACCTCGGCCCAGGAGCCCTCCTGGTGCATGATCCGGCAGACGGCGCTCAGGTAGTTGGTCTTGTAGGACCAGCCCAGCCGGACGCGGGGATAGCGCGACTCGAAGGCGCGGCGAAACTGCTGCACCTTGCGGCGCAGCGTGCTCTCCGAGAGCAGGTAGAGCGGGCTGCCGAACTGGGCGGCCAGCTCCTTGAGGGGCACGCCGTCCAGGTCCTCCATCAGGCGCAGCCCGGGCAGCTTGCCAAACTTGTTCTGCAGCCCGGCCTGATGCCGCAGCAGCACGGGCTTCTCATAGATCCGACGGCTCTCAGCACTCACGCGGGGCCTCCCCGGAGGATGGATGGACGGCTCGGCCGGACACGCTCAGGTCCTCCAGCACTCCCAGGTCACAGATGATGTCCACGGCCGCCCGGCTGTAGATCACGCCGCTGCGGGCCGGCGGCAGGACTTCCGGCGCCCCCCCCAGGGCCCGCCGGGCCAGGGCCGCCGGCAGGTTCTGGCCCGCGCCGGCGCACAGGTAGCACCAGGCCGGAAAGCGCGGGTTGATCTCGATCAGGTGCAGGCGCTCCGTCTCCTCCTCGCAGAGGATCTCCAGCTCACAGGGTCCGCGCCACTTGAGGGCGGCGATCATCTCCCGGGCCAGCTCCAGCAGGCGCGGATCGCCCACCGTCACGCCGGACCAGGCCTTGCCCTTCTCCGTCACGCCCAGTTTGCGCATGGGAACGGCGCCCACCAGGCCGCCCTCCCCGTCACCCAGGCAGCAGATGTTGTACTCGAAGCCGGCCAGGCCGCGCTGCAGAATGATGGGCAGACCCCAGCGCGCGCTGATCTCCACGAAGGAGTTCATGGCCTGCTCCACGGTCCAGGCCTTGCGGGCGTCGTAGAAGATCCCCTTCACGTAGACCGGCTCCCGGCCATCGGGATCGCAGATGTCCTCCCAGACATCGCGCAACCCCTCCAGGGAGTGGACCACCTCCGTGGGCGGCACCTGGAAATCGTGCTTGTGGCAGAACTCGGCCAGGCGCGACTTGGCCCGCATGGCCAGGCCGCCCTCGTCGGGCAGGAAGCTGTGGATGCCCGCCTCCTCGAGTTCGGGTTGCAGGGTCAGGTAGAGCTCCAGCTCGCTGTCCAGGGTGGGGATGACCAGGTCCAGCCGCCCCTGCTGCCGGACCAGCCGCAGGTGGTGCAGCAGGGCGTCGCTGCCGCGGGAGGGAAAGGGGATCAGATAGACTTCGTCGAAGAGCTGGCGGTTGTAGATCCCGGCGTCCATGGCGTCGTAGGCCAGCCCCACCAGCCGTCCGCGGTGCCCGGCCTCGCGCAGGCTGCGGGCCACGGCCACGCCCGGGGCCGGGTTGTCGGCGGCGTTCAGGCCGCTCACGGCGATGCCGGCGTCGCGCCAGTCTCCCAGCGGGATGGGCGCCGTCATGACAGCTCGACCTTGCGCTCGCGGGGCAGCACGCGGTGCTGGCGCAGGACCGTCAGGAACTCCTCCAGGTCCAGCGCGGCCTGGTCCGGACTCACGTCGAAGTCCTCCACCAGCCCGTTGAGGATCTCCTGCTGGGCCGCGCCCTTGATCATCCGGTCCAGGATCCAGGCGCCGGTGCTGTTGGTGCTGAAGCTCAGCCCGCTGTGGTGGTCGAACAGAAAGCCCTGGGGACTCAGATGCAGGTGGTTCAGGGTTGCCATGCGGGCTCCTACTTGCCGGCGCGCCCGGCGGACTGGGCCAGGCTGCCGTAGATGTAGAGGATTTGGTTCTCCAGGTGGTAGCCGTTCTTCTGGCACCACTCGCAAGGGCCCGAGCACTGCGCGGCGGGCACCTTCTTCTCCCAGAGGGCCACCTCCACGCCGCCGCCCAGCAGGCGGTCCGCCACCTGGAAGCCGTGCTCGAAGCGGCCGGCCGGCACTTGGATCACCTGGTGCGTGCCCTCGAGCAGCACGTTCTTCGTGCCGTAGGGATAGAAAGAGACGCCCAGCCAGGCCGTGCGGTCCACCCGGCCCTGCACCATCACCTTTTCAGGGCGCTTGCCCTTGGCGTCGAGCTTGAGACCCAGGTTCAATTCCTGGGCGCCGGCCACCTGGGCCAGCACCAGCAGCAGGCCCACCACGAAGTGCTTCATCCTCGCCTCCTCAATTCCGTCACTGATCACGGAGCCGTGGCCCAGCTCCGGCGCGTCCAGCGGGCACCCAGGAAGAGCCAGCGGCTCTCAGAGCCGGTTACCTTCTCCCAGCCCGCCGACGCCTCCAGACTCAAACCCCGCCACGCCCGCCAGCCCAGACCGGCGGACAACGAGGTCTTCAATTCCATCACTCCGTCGTGAAGCACCAGCCGCTCCACGTCGAACCAGTTGGTCTGGTGTCCTACGAGCGCGCTGGCCTGCAGATCCAGCCGTCCGCGACTGGCCGCGGCGCGGGCCAGTCCCGCCAGTTTGAGGTCGCCGCCCGCGCGGCTGGCCAGCAGACCCAGGCGCTGCCGGCCGGACCCCGTCTGGCGCGCCAGGTTCAGCTCCGCCGCCGTCGCCCTGGCCGGAACGCTGGGGTAGGCCTGCTCCATCTTCTGCAGGCGCACGTTCAGGGTCAGCGGAGCGTCCGTCGGCCGCGGACACCAGGTCAGGCCGCCGCCCAGATTCCAGCCCTCCTCCGTGCC
Encoded here:
- a CDS encoding FlgD immunoglobulin-like domain containing protein, which gives rise to MRNTLCLLALSLIGLAGAPRAQLSELWSVSESELVVSWLWPDLNGDGVQELIMEDGVGSWFFDGTSEYEQVWYVADPNSSANTIFGLWLQQDGWCVFRQQNSTDQQARLHVYAAGAATESWNTGLLPGNVTEGGIGDFDGDGQLELAWSWHSWDGSAWTSQWTVRNLATGAVELAVQTGAGYLSGPWTGNVEGDASEELLLNWYWNTGLSQVFCWGRVDTALAPQSPTSPGLRTWPNPFNPLCHIDVAAEAGVGSVGIFNLAGEEVRRLPLTTPGRANLIWDGLDQRGRPAASGTYLVRAGDRTRPITLLR
- a CDS encoding urea transporter; its protein translation is MSEAVEVRESSGLGSRWASEALTALGGVLFTSRRRSGLFFLLALLSSPRHAWFGLAGLVFARLAGRLLSPNGLCVRLGLAQGAGLLTGAALATYLPPGWTALFLLPAGAALAALLVAVLQPQFAARGLPVLALPFVLATLITLSSAAILFHGPLPLPELLPLLPGLDGLEIRLGRGLPLLAQEYLRSFGSLLFLPSLTGGLLVLAGLLLGSRITALAMVLGGALGTGLLSLLTGGAFQHEAFGLVAFNSILTAAALSGIFLALSARSLLYATLAVATSMLMATALVPVLQVLGLPVLALPFTLTVWLFLLPIRLGTLDSERLGIWAPPLELVGRAEDNLRAFERWQRGRLVPAPILSLPLRGPWTVTQGPGGLLTHNTELGGEAWDFMLLDEDGRGAEWPGDELEQFHGWACPVQAPADGLVVAVEGSVQDNPVHAADTRNPWGNWVLLAHEGGACSLLAHLRAGSLGVLPGQHVARGQVVAQVGNSGRSPEPHLHIQLNAGPWLAARSLPARFGSWVELPAGGPPVLHTLGRPETGMRVCGLTELDWPDWSAFFPYAVPGREWRGSCRKEGRESPFTLTLRAGLAGRLILDDGLSSAQVQWWPGWVQLLPLAEGDPDRRRLTGTDSLVDWLLLLGCVLPCRGLSGLESRAELRSFGLARGWRRLLTLEGDGRLSTVCEALEDPLPVLRGRSVLQVAGKPLWQGEFRAEAHRGLTRLLVRDARDRVLADFQLTTPEART
- a CDS encoding alanine racemase, with the protein product MSAESRRIYEKPVLLRHQAGLQNKFGKLPGLRLMEDLDGVPLKELAAQFGSPLYLLSESTLRRKVQQFRRAFESRYPRVRLGWSYKTNYLSAVCRIMHQEGSWAEVVSGHEFRLARDLGVPAARIIFNGPHKDDASLREAIRGGTRIHLDHLEEIPRLEALVRETGLPEGQSRLPVALRINMQLDANHWDRFGFNLESGRAHEAARRLSESAELELAGLHTHIGTYVDNVDNYRRAAGRLVELAVWVRRFTGARIRWWDMGGGFATRNTLHWAYQSGEVTCPSLQQYAEAICPVLATLPLEPGEELPELFFETGRALVDESMHLLLSVVSERRLNDGSRALVVDGGVNLLSSTAWYRYDILPVQNPGTQILEDTTLLGNLCMQIDVLRKGVPLPSLRPGDLLVVRHIGAYNLSQSTQFIHGRPAVALVDAQGGRHLVREAETPAYWRELDRLPDHLQDAGPRG
- a CDS encoding ATP-grasp domain-containing protein, translated to MTAPIPLGDWRDAGIAVSGLNAADNPAPGVAVARSLREAGHRGRLVGLAYDAMDAGIYNRQLFDEVYLIPFPSRGSDALLHHLRLVRQQGRLDLVIPTLDSELELYLTLQPELEEAGIHSFLPDEGGLAMRAKSRLAEFCHKHDFQVPPTEVVHSLEGLRDVWEDICDPDGREPVYVKGIFYDARKAWTVEQAMNSFVEISARWGLPIILQRGLAGFEYNICCLGDGEGGLVGAVPMRKLGVTEKGKAWSGVTVGDPRLLELAREMIAALKWRGPCELEILCEEETERLHLIEINPRFPAWCYLCAGAGQNLPAALARRALGGAPEVLPPARSGVIYSRAAVDIICDLGVLEDLSVSGRAVHPSSGEAPREC
- a CDS encoding PqqD family protein; the encoded protein is MATLNHLHLSPQGFLFDHHSGLSFSTNSTGAWILDRMIKGAAQQEILNGLVEDFDVSPDQAALDLEEFLTVLRQHRVLPRERKVELS